The following nucleotide sequence is from Corynebacterium hindlerae.
AATCAAGAAGTAGCAGAGCGCCTGAATCAGCGTTGCGAAGCAATCGACCGGTCAATCCGAGCAGATAACATTGATCGGCTGCATGACACTGTGCTCAATAAGCTCAGCAATGAACTAGCCGCGTTGCATCAGCGCGCAACGCGCCAAGAGGGTGTCATGGTCACTGCCATGCAGCGTTACCTGGATAAATGGCCCCAGCGCGGTGGTGATCTTACCGCTGAGATCGCCTGGCAAGCAGACTTCCTCGCTGAATTGGAGCGTCTGGAATCTGACGATCTGCCCCGCTTTGAAGAACGGTTCCGGGAGATGCTTCAGGAACAAACCAACAAGCACTTGGGTAGATTGCGTCGTCTGATTAGGGAAGCCGCTTCTAAGACGCGGACCTCCATTCAGCTGATCAATGATTCTTTGGCAGCAGTGGACTTCTATCCGGGGACTCACTTGCAGATTGAAGTGCGTGATGCGCAACCGGCAATCGCTCGAGAATTCGTGACACTGCTTGACGAGGCCTTGGCCGGCAGCCTCACCGACCCGGATCGGGAAGAAAGCGAACGTCGGTTCCATAAGCTCAAAGCCGTCATTGAAGCCGTGCAACCATCTGATCGCACCACTGCCCGGGAGCGCCGACTGCGGCTGGATACCCGCGAGCACGTCAAGTTCCTGGGTGTTGAGTATGCCTCAGATGGTAGCCGGGGTGCAGTCTATGACTCTGCGGAGGGGCTCTCCGGTGGTCAGGCCCAGAAATTGTCCTCGTTCTGCTTGGCAGCAGCTCTGCGGTATCGGCTTACCGGAATGGGGCTCACCGCAACTCAAGCGAAGAAATCTACCGTGGTTGCTGGGGATGCGGTGTATCCGAAGTATGGCACGATCATCCTCGATGAAGCCTTCGACCGTGCAGATGCTGAATTCACCCGCGCCGCGATGGAAGCCTTCGGGCGCTTCGGCTTCCATATGATCCTGGCTACGCCCGAGAAACTTCTGCAGACCGTGCAGGACTACATTGGCGGTGTCCTCATGGTCGAATGTCCGGATCGTAAGCGTTCTCGCACCAGCGCGTTAGCAATTGAGGAGGCAGTTGATGAAGGCTCCTAGGGATGTCGTCACGCGTGCTGCCACATTTTATGAGCGCAACCATCGCGCCTGGTTGGGTGGCGAATTTGCGCCTCTGACGATCAGCCTGCAACCGCCGAGCGGTCGGGCAGCCGAGCTTGACGACGGCCAATCCACCAAAACCTGGTTGAAACAATGGTCCACAAGCACGATTCCGGTGCACCGGGAGCAGCGCAAACTGGGCTACTTAGGATCCTATGACCTGCCAATGCGTGTTGTTCTCGACAGTCCGGAAACAGCTGCTGCGGTCGCCGGGAAGTCGCAGCATTGGCAACGGATTAACGAACTGATGGACAGATTCACGGCCGAGCTTGGCGTGAGCGTACGCGCACCGCTGGTCGAAAAACTCACCGCTTGGCAAGGGTGGAAAGATGTCACCGTGGAGCAATTCATCGACGTTATCCGGTGGTTCCGTAGTTACGACTCCCGCGAATACTACATTCGGGAACTGCCAATCCTCGGGGTGGATTCCAAATGGATTGATAGGAATCGCACGGTAGTGACTGCCGTCGTAGGAGAGTTACTTTTTCGGGAGAAACCCGTGATGATTCAGCTGCGCAGCCTCGATGACAGCCTTACAATTCATGGCCTGTCCCACCTCAGCTGCGAACCGCAAAACCTTGGTGTCCTGCCAGGCCAGCGCATAGTTTTTGTTGAGAACTACATGACTTTTCTGGCGCTTCCTCCGATTGCCGGGGCCGTAGCCATTTATGGAGGTGGCTTGCAAGCGCACTCCATTGCAGCGCAACTACCTGGGCTAGCCGA
It contains:
- a CDS encoding Wadjet anti-phage system protein JetD domain-containing protein; the protein is MKAPRDVVTRAATFYERNHRAWLGGEFAPLTISLQPPSGRAAELDDGQSTKTWLKQWSTSTIPVHREQRKLGYLGSYDLPMRVVLDSPETAAAVAGKSQHWQRINELMDRFTAELGVSVRAPLVEKLTAWQGWKDVTVEQFIDVIRWFRSYDSREYYIRELPILGVDSKWIDRNRTVVTAVVGELLFREKPVMIQLRSLDDSLTIHGLSHLSCEPQNLGVLPGQRIVFVENYMTFLALPPIAGAVAIYGGGLQAHSIAAQLPGLADKEILYWGDIDTHGFYILDLVRRKLPHTRSVLMDLHTARIHELMAVEEPTPKRFQPQYLTPAEVETLEFLWERSATSALRIEQERISFDHVNRVLGAL